In the genome of Pseudomonas sp. LBUM920, one region contains:
- a CDS encoding DUF1799 domain-containing protein, with the protein MGLFGLAPGDLEEVTEVWPCNWPAFYLFNRMSTQWRAGAGGAIGLDYNCIRDVAGFLGIKKKKLAEIFPDLQVLEGEALRVMAEERENSP; encoded by the coding sequence ATGGGCTTGTTCGGGCTTGCCCCGGGCGACCTCGAAGAGGTAACCGAGGTCTGGCCCTGCAACTGGCCGGCGTTCTACCTGTTCAACAGGATGTCGACTCAGTGGCGGGCGGGCGCCGGCGGCGCGATTGGCCTCGATTACAACTGCATCCGCGACGTGGCCGGGTTCCTCGGAATCAAGAAAAAGAAACTCGCTGAAATCTTCCCTGACCTTCAGGTGCTGGAAGGCGAAGCCCTGCGCGTCATGGCGGAGGAAAGGGAAAACAGCCCGTGA
- a CDS encoding C40 family peptidase, producing MRKHIIAAIQAHAAAQYPKECCGLLLAVGRAQKYFPCRNIATEPNEEFRLDPEDYAAAEDKGEVIGIVHSHPDATSRPSPHDLAMCEATALPWHILSWPEGDMRTTTPTGSTPLLKRPFVHGAWDCWQVCADWYKREWGIEFEAFQRTDGWWESANNSSLYEQHYEAAGFVLVDRPQRGDLIVMHVGRTFHPNHAGIYLGTDPVLPGEESGTYGPGPFLLHHLYGRPSEMIVFGGPWHNRTRLILRHRLARGQQELH from the coding sequence ATGCGCAAGCACATCATCGCGGCCATTCAGGCGCACGCAGCGGCGCAATACCCGAAAGAGTGCTGCGGCCTATTGCTGGCCGTCGGCCGGGCGCAAAAGTACTTCCCGTGCCGGAACATCGCCACGGAGCCGAACGAAGAGTTTCGGCTGGATCCCGAGGACTACGCCGCGGCGGAAGACAAGGGCGAGGTTATCGGCATTGTCCACTCGCACCCGGACGCCACCAGCCGGCCTTCACCGCACGATCTGGCCATGTGCGAGGCCACCGCCTTGCCCTGGCACATTTTGTCCTGGCCCGAGGGCGACATGCGCACGACTACGCCAACGGGCAGCACGCCACTGCTCAAGCGCCCGTTCGTACACGGTGCATGGGACTGCTGGCAAGTCTGCGCAGATTGGTATAAGCGCGAATGGGGGATTGAGTTCGAGGCCTTCCAGCGCACTGATGGTTGGTGGGAGAGTGCGAACAACTCCAGCCTGTACGAGCAGCATTACGAGGCGGCCGGCTTTGTTCTCGTTGACCGGCCGCAGCGCGGGGATCTGATTGTCATGCATGTCGGCCGGACGTTTCACCCGAACCACGCCGGGATTTACCTGGGGACTGATCCGGTGCTGCCCGGTGAGGAGTCAGGCACCTATGGTCCCGGGCCTTTTCTCCTGCATCACCTTTATGGCCGGCCGTCCGAAATGATTGTTTTTGGTGGCCCATGGCATAACAGAACACGCCTGATCCTCAGGCACAGGTTAGCTCGAGGCCAGCAAGAGCTCCATTAG
- a CDS encoding phage tail protein — translation MGYKIPDGGTFQHGATYGPDIPFSALSNAAEAVATVTGGTLSAGDIVIVTSGWTRLGNRVVRVKAATATAITLEGIDTTDVQVYPAGSGIGSLKKVLTWVQIPQITDVAFAGGTQNYLDVVFLEDKQGRQMPTDKAAASLALTIADDPGQAFNAILRAADASQTIQAARLNLPGNDTLFYGAFTSFSNQPTVSRSNLLTRTVNLALQGEPTRYLTAVA, via the coding sequence ATGGGCTACAAAATTCCGGACGGCGGCACCTTCCAGCACGGTGCCACCTATGGCCCGGACATCCCGTTTTCGGCACTGAGCAACGCGGCTGAGGCCGTGGCCACTGTGACTGGCGGCACACTGTCGGCTGGCGACATCGTGATCGTCACATCCGGCTGGACTCGCCTGGGCAACCGGGTTGTACGCGTGAAGGCGGCCACTGCCACCGCCATCACCCTCGAAGGCATCGATACCACCGACGTGCAGGTCTACCCGGCCGGCTCCGGCATCGGCTCGCTAAAGAAGGTGCTGACCTGGGTGCAGATTCCGCAAATCACTGACGTGGCTTTCGCCGGCGGCACCCAGAACTACCTGGATGTGGTGTTTCTGGAAGACAAACAGGGCCGCCAGATGCCGACTGACAAGGCGGCGGCCAGCTTGGCGCTGACCATTGCGGATGACCCGGGCCAGGCGTTCAACGCCATCCTGCGTGCAGCGGATGCCAGCCAGACCATTCAGGCCGCGCGCCTGAACCTGCCGGGCAACGACACGCTGTTCTACGGTGCCTTCACCTCTTTCTCCAACCAGCCGACCGTGTCCCGCAGCAACTTGCTGACCCGCACCGTCAACCTGGCGCTGCAGGGTGAACCCACCCGTTACCTGACTGCGGTGGCGTAA
- a CDS encoding DnaT-like ssDNA-binding protein has protein sequence MTLMIETGQGLPDAESYASAADLVMYAGKFGVVIPADAPAQEALLRRAALAMDGMTWKGRKTNSEQALSWPRREVLLDHEIKPNNYLPARIQYGQMALAAEIHQDDIDPVEKRKGAVLLDRVEGAVTRQYAAIPSTSNRLLPAAPDRPSATQFADYLQKRGLFAIRA, from the coding sequence ATGACACTCATGATCGAGACCGGACAAGGGCTTCCTGACGCCGAAAGCTACGCGAGTGCTGCGGACCTGGTCATGTACGCCGGTAAGTTCGGTGTGGTCATCCCTGCCGACGCTCCTGCGCAGGAAGCGCTGCTGCGTCGGGCCGCCTTGGCGATGGATGGCATGACCTGGAAGGGCCGCAAGACGAACAGCGAGCAGGCCCTATCCTGGCCGCGCCGGGAAGTACTGCTGGATCACGAGATCAAGCCGAACAACTACCTTCCGGCGCGGATCCAGTACGGGCAGATGGCCTTGGCCGCCGAAATCCATCAGGACGATATCGACCCGGTGGAAAAACGCAAAGGCGCGGTGCTGCTGGATCGTGTTGAGGGGGCTGTGACGCGGCAATACGCGGCGATCCCATCCACCAGTAACCGGCTGCTGCCAGCAGCGCCTGATCGGCCGAGTGCAACCCAGTTTGCCGACTACCTACAAAAGCGCGGGCTGTTCGCTATACGTGCATGA
- a CDS encoding major capsid protein — MATTVNSDLIIYNDEAQTAYLERVQDNLDVFNASSNGAMVLDNELIEGDFRKRALYKLNGSLEHRDVNSDGKVTAKKISAGEAVGVKAPWKYGPYQTTEEAFKRRGRPVEEFSQIVGADVADATLEGFIQYATAGLRAAIGSNADMVVSANIETDGKKTLTRGMRKFGDKFGRIALWVMHSSAYFDIVDEAITNKIYEEAGVVIYGGLPGTLGKPVLVTDTAPADVIFGLLPNAVTITESQAPGFRSYEVNDEENLSIGYRAEGTVNIDVLGYSWKATTGGSNPTLAAVGSAANWVKHAGSNKVTAGVMITLTATPPVTGG; from the coding sequence ATGGCTACAACCGTTAACAGCGACCTGATCATCTACAACGATGAGGCGCAAACCGCATACCTGGAGCGTGTCCAGGACAACCTGGACGTGTTCAACGCATCGTCCAACGGCGCGATGGTGCTGGACAACGAGCTGATCGAAGGCGACTTCCGCAAGCGCGCGCTCTACAAGCTGAACGGCTCCCTGGAACACCGCGACGTTAACTCCGACGGCAAGGTAACTGCCAAGAAGATCAGCGCCGGCGAAGCTGTCGGCGTCAAAGCTCCCTGGAAGTACGGCCCCTACCAGACCACCGAAGAGGCATTCAAGCGCCGCGGTCGTCCGGTCGAGGAGTTCTCCCAGATCGTCGGCGCCGACGTCGCTGATGCGACCCTGGAAGGCTTCATCCAGTACGCAACTGCTGGCCTGCGTGCCGCCATCGGCTCCAACGCTGACATGGTGGTTTCGGCCAACATCGAAACCGATGGCAAGAAGACGCTGACTCGCGGTATGCGCAAGTTCGGCGACAAGTTCGGCCGTATTGCTCTGTGGGTCATGCACTCCAGCGCCTACTTCGACATCGTCGACGAAGCCATCACCAACAAGATCTACGAAGAAGCTGGCGTTGTGATCTACGGCGGCCTGCCGGGCACTCTGGGCAAGCCCGTACTGGTGACCGACACCGCGCCGGCGGATGTGATCTTCGGCCTGCTGCCAAACGCCGTAACCATCACCGAGTCGCAGGCCCCGGGCTTCCGTTCCTACGAAGTGAACGACGAAGAGAACTTGAGCATCGGCTACCGCGCTGAAGGTACCGTGAACATCGATGTGCTGGGTTACAGCTGGAAAGCCACCACTGGCGGTTCCAACCCAACCCTGGCTGCCGTTGGCTCCGCTGCCAACTGGGTTAAACATGCGGGCAGCAACAAGGTTACCGCCGGTGTGATGATCACGCTCACTGCAACGCCTCCTGTCACTGGCGGCTAA
- a CDS encoding phage tail tape measure protein, translating to MNIAELGVKIDSADAIQAKTSLDEMAKAGGRAEQSAVSLMNEMQALEKSLSTSAKTTQDLAKQRDALTKLTKTGAYGEAEAAKISAQLDKQQIALAKSAMDEQKALNSLLGAIDPARAALAKLDTQVEQLGKHLDAGRINQEQYNQALKKIDGKYAEIDKTSSAFAGLGLNTKAARQNVVQLGNALAEGNIRVAAHNVLELGTNAGGSAVRIAAMAAPIGLAVAAVGALAYGFVQGRAETDKYNRSLILTGNYAGVSAGQLGDMARQVSATVGSTGQAASVLALLADNGKIAGASFTEITQAAVSMQEATGKAVSETVAEFSKLADDPVKASAALNEQYHYLTASVYSQIVALEKQGDHAGAVKLATDAYADAINERTPKILANLSLWEKAYNAVARAADGIKNIGRPDIDADIEQARRDLTDAQNGNIGLFQNKKEMVEFRQNRLNMLEDEKAAQADIAKWEGEQAKAQGDAVSSMGKIDALTKSSWTNEQKRVEAVKEYKKWLEDIRKVDPKDSRLNQATVDKNIANINDKFKDPKAAGSQVDLTSFNDAKNELAAITDTYKNYQKELDAAQKAGLLSEEDYLLRRRALIGNQLDQTKAAYEAEIAALEVAKGKKTTSSAQSIQLDQKIADARAGMVRAQKDADSQLEVLATNETGRLAKQERAIGTYVQALGQQQRALELAGQRAVTGVGQGDRQNALSGELNNQQDRFAQQSLELANQKSDPSRNMSEEEFKRKSQALADANKAATDQIRQNYADVENAQGDWTKGATAAWDNYLDSARNVAGQTKNLFGNAFSSMEDAVVNFATTGKFSFADFTKSVLADMARIATRQASSALLGSLVGSAASYLGGSAAGGNGLAAGSAGAASSNLGASAGGYSGSYFPQALGGAWSGGVQMFADGGAFTNSVVSKPTVFGMANGKTGVMGEAGAEAIMPLTRTSSGKLGVMAMGGGGAGATQINVEVHIDGDGNASSSADAPGYDLFGKELAAFVEQKYQQMRNKDMGQGGVINKAIKGR from the coding sequence ATGAACATTGCAGAACTCGGCGTCAAGATCGACTCGGCCGATGCAATCCAGGCGAAAACCAGCCTGGATGAGATGGCGAAGGCCGGCGGCCGGGCCGAGCAATCCGCCGTCAGCCTGATGAATGAAATGCAGGCGCTGGAGAAATCACTTTCCACCAGTGCCAAGACTACGCAGGACCTGGCAAAGCAGCGTGATGCGCTCACCAAGCTGACCAAGACCGGCGCCTATGGCGAGGCCGAGGCGGCGAAGATCTCGGCGCAGCTCGATAAGCAGCAAATCGCCTTGGCCAAGTCAGCGATGGACGAACAGAAGGCCCTGAACAGCCTGCTGGGTGCGATAGACCCGGCCCGCGCCGCATTGGCAAAGCTGGATACCCAGGTTGAGCAGCTGGGTAAGCACCTGGATGCGGGTCGTATCAACCAAGAGCAATACAACCAGGCCCTAAAGAAGATCGATGGCAAGTATGCCGAGATCGACAAGACGAGTTCGGCGTTTGCCGGCCTCGGACTGAACACCAAGGCCGCCAGGCAGAACGTGGTTCAGCTGGGAAACGCTCTGGCTGAAGGCAACATCCGTGTTGCAGCGCACAACGTTCTGGAGCTGGGGACCAATGCCGGCGGTTCGGCGGTTCGGATCGCAGCCATGGCCGCGCCTATTGGGCTTGCTGTAGCAGCGGTCGGCGCGCTGGCTTATGGATTTGTTCAGGGCAGAGCCGAAACCGATAAATACAACAGGTCGCTGATCCTCACCGGCAACTATGCAGGCGTGAGTGCCGGACAGCTCGGCGATATGGCGCGCCAGGTCAGCGCTACTGTCGGCTCTACGGGGCAAGCAGCCTCTGTCCTGGCCCTGCTGGCTGACAACGGGAAGATCGCAGGTGCGAGCTTTACCGAGATCACTCAGGCCGCCGTGTCGATGCAGGAAGCGACCGGCAAGGCCGTGAGCGAGACGGTCGCCGAGTTTTCCAAGCTGGCTGACGATCCGGTCAAGGCGTCTGCCGCGCTAAACGAGCAGTACCACTACCTGACTGCCTCGGTTTACTCGCAAATCGTGGCCCTTGAAAAGCAAGGCGACCACGCCGGCGCCGTAAAGCTCGCGACCGATGCCTACGCTGATGCGATCAATGAGCGCACTCCGAAGATTCTGGCAAACCTCAGTCTTTGGGAGAAGGCGTACAACGCAGTAGCTCGTGCCGCTGACGGCATAAAGAACATTGGTCGTCCTGATATTGACGCAGATATTGAGCAGGCTCGCCGCGATCTGACTGATGCCCAGAACGGCAATATCGGACTGTTCCAAAACAAAAAAGAGATGGTCGAGTTCAGACAAAACCGCCTGAACATGCTTGAGGACGAGAAGGCCGCTCAGGCCGATATCGCTAAGTGGGAGGGCGAACAGGCGAAGGCGCAGGGCGATGCAGTGTCGTCCATGGGCAAGATCGATGCACTCACAAAGTCTTCATGGACAAACGAGCAAAAGCGCGTCGAGGCGGTAAAGGAGTACAAGAAATGGCTGGAGGATATCCGCAAGGTCGACCCGAAAGATTCCCGGCTCAATCAGGCAACGGTCGACAAAAACATCGCCAATATCAACGACAAGTTCAAAGACCCGAAGGCCGCCGGTTCCCAAGTCGACTTAACCAGTTTCAACGACGCCAAGAACGAACTGGCGGCGATCACCGACACCTACAAAAATTACCAGAAGGAACTGGATGCGGCCCAAAAGGCTGGCTTGCTGTCCGAGGAAGACTATCTGCTGCGGCGCCGGGCGCTGATCGGCAATCAGCTCGACCAAACCAAGGCGGCGTATGAGGCCGAGATTGCTGCGTTGGAGGTCGCCAAAGGCAAGAAGACCACGTCGTCCGCGCAGAGCATTCAGCTCGACCAGAAGATCGCTGACGCGCGCGCGGGAATGGTCAGGGCACAGAAGGACGCTGATAGCCAGCTTGAAGTGCTGGCGACCAACGAGACCGGGCGCCTGGCGAAGCAAGAGCGCGCTATCGGCACCTACGTGCAGGCACTGGGGCAGCAACAACGAGCCCTAGAGCTTGCCGGGCAGCGCGCCGTGACTGGCGTAGGCCAGGGTGACCGCCAGAACGCACTCAGCGGCGAATTGAACAACCAACAGGATCGGTTTGCTCAGCAGTCGCTCGAGCTTGCCAACCAGAAGTCTGACCCGTCTCGAAACATGTCAGAGGAAGAGTTCAAGCGTAAGTCGCAGGCGCTCGCCGACGCGAATAAGGCTGCCACTGACCAGATTCGGCAAAACTACGCGGATGTGGAAAATGCGCAGGGTGATTGGACCAAGGGCGCAACAGCGGCGTGGGACAACTACTTGGATTCGGCACGAAACGTCGCCGGGCAGACGAAAAACCTGTTCGGCAACGCCTTCAGCTCCATGGAAGACGCGGTCGTCAACTTCGCCACGACAGGTAAGTTCTCGTTCGCTGACTTCACGAAGTCGGTTCTCGCTGATATGGCTCGCATTGCAACACGCCAGGCGAGTTCAGCATTGCTGGGCAGCCTGGTGGGCTCGGCAGCGAGTTACCTCGGTGGTAGCGCGGCCGGCGGCAACGGACTGGCGGCCGGGTCTGCTGGTGCCGCATCTTCAAACCTTGGGGCCTCGGCTGGCGGCTATTCCGGTTCGTACTTCCCGCAAGCCTTAGGTGGCGCCTGGTCGGGTGGTGTGCAGATGTTCGCCGACGGCGGCGCTTTCACCAACTCGGTCGTCAGCAAACCCACAGTTTTCGGCATGGCCAACGGCAAAACCGGCGTTATGGGGGAGGCTGGAGCAGAGGCGATCATGCCACTGACTCGCACATCCAGCGGCAAGCTTGGTGTTATGGCGATGGGCGGCGGCGGGGCGGGTGCAACGCAGATCAACGTTGAGGTGCATATCGACGGAGACGGCAACGCATCATCCTCCGCCGACGCGCCTGGCTACGACCTGTTCGGCAAGGAGCTGGCGGCTTTTGTGGAGCAGAAGTACCAGCAGATGCGCAACAAGGACATGGGCCAGGGTGGCGTCATCAACAAAGCAATCAAGGGGCGCTGA
- a CDS encoding phage minor tail protein L has translation MALITDIQKLEPGGEIRLFEIDGTEYGADYLRFHGHAIPHTPDELLAYEGSEADLPAKSIWWQGAEYAAWPVQIEGIGSSSDGTATRPTFAAGNVNGRVTALCLAFEDMLKFKLTVRETLAKYLDAANFPEGNPTADPTQEALEIWYIDQKTSEDGEAVVWELSSPSEIDNHGLPGRQMTTFCHWAMTNGYRGPDCGYTGAAMFDDEDNPTDDPAKDQCKGCLSSCKLRFGENNELSFGGFPAVSLIARS, from the coding sequence ATGGCACTGATCACGGACATCCAGAAACTGGAGCCCGGCGGCGAAATTCGCCTATTCGAAATTGACGGGACCGAGTACGGCGCCGATTACCTGCGCTTCCACGGGCATGCCATCCCGCACACACCGGACGAACTATTGGCATACGAGGGATCGGAAGCTGATCTGCCGGCAAAGTCGATTTGGTGGCAGGGTGCCGAGTACGCGGCCTGGCCGGTGCAGATAGAAGGCATTGGCTCAAGTAGCGACGGCACGGCCACCCGGCCGACATTCGCCGCTGGCAACGTCAACGGTCGCGTGACGGCGCTGTGCCTGGCCTTCGAGGACATGCTGAAATTCAAGTTGACGGTCCGCGAGACCCTGGCCAAGTACCTGGACGCAGCCAACTTCCCCGAAGGCAACCCTACTGCTGACCCGACACAGGAAGCGCTGGAGATCTGGTACATCGACCAGAAAACCAGCGAGGACGGAGAGGCTGTAGTCTGGGAGCTTTCGTCCCCGAGCGAGATCGATAACCACGGACTGCCCGGCAGACAAATGACGACGTTCTGCCACTGGGCCATGACCAATGGTTACCGTGGGCCTGACTGCGGCTACACCGGCGCGGCCATGTTCGACGACGAGGATAACCCCACGGATGATCCGGCCAAGGATCAGTGCAAGGGCTGCCTGTCGTCCTGCAAGTTGCGATTCGGCGAGAACAATGAACTGTCATTCGGCGGATTCCCCGCTGTATCCCTCATTGCCCGGAGCTGA
- a CDS encoding phage tail protein — MAIERFTWATEKGAEGEITQRVRTKKFGDGYEQSVEDGLNNQSESWPVTFTGMAARILEIRKFLDKHKGAKAFLWTPPLGVLGLYKCNGYKPVHRGGQVYAITATFQQTFHP, encoded by the coding sequence ATGGCAATCGAACGATTTACATGGGCAACGGAGAAGGGCGCGGAAGGGGAGATTACCCAGCGCGTCCGGACCAAAAAGTTCGGCGATGGCTATGAGCAGTCGGTCGAGGACGGACTGAACAATCAGTCGGAATCCTGGCCGGTGACGTTTACCGGTATGGCCGCGCGAATCCTGGAGATCAGGAAGTTCCTCGACAAGCACAAAGGGGCAAAGGCGTTTCTCTGGACGCCACCACTCGGCGTGCTTGGGCTCTACAAGTGCAACGGCTACAAGCCTGTTCACCGTGGCGGCCAGGTCTACGCCATCACCGCCACCTTCCAGCAAACCTTTCACCCCTGA
- a CDS encoding phage tail assembly chaperone → MAKIRIAQNPTFKAFVSIPIVGGEPEKVEFTFKYRDRPGLAALFDEWNLKRDEARTALGESPTLSEIVAADTEQQSQQIKDLVVGWGFDDKFDDKSIRALVTSCQGAAEAVVNAYQSAFNQSRLGN, encoded by the coding sequence ATGGCAAAGATCAGAATCGCCCAAAACCCGACGTTCAAGGCCTTCGTGTCAATCCCGATCGTTGGGGGTGAGCCCGAGAAAGTAGAGTTCACCTTCAAGTATCGGGATCGCCCGGGGCTTGCCGCTCTGTTTGATGAGTGGAACCTGAAGCGCGATGAAGCTCGGACCGCCCTGGGCGAAAGCCCAACGCTTTCCGAAATCGTTGCTGCTGACACTGAGCAGCAGTCGCAGCAGATCAAGGACCTGGTGGTCGGCTGGGGGTTCGATGATAAGTTCGACGACAAGAGCATTCGGGCGTTGGTAACGTCCTGCCAGGGCGCCGCTGAGGCGGTCGTGAATGCCTATCAGAGCGCATTCAATCAGTCCCGCTTGGGAAACTGA
- a CDS encoding phage tail terminator-like protein, which yields MSHAIIASIYEAKLIAWNAARSEKLKIVFENTAYTPTAGETYLRAFTIPGDTASNTLGGDHRLFTGVFQVSIIAPAGTGKTKTNPIAAELTDLFPLHARETKGSVTVVTMSPVDPGPGITGDSTYTVPVSFLYRADTN from the coding sequence ATGTCACACGCAATCATCGCCTCAATCTACGAGGCCAAGCTGATCGCCTGGAACGCTGCCAGGTCGGAGAAGCTGAAAATCGTTTTCGAGAACACGGCCTACACGCCGACGGCGGGCGAGACCTACCTGCGAGCCTTCACTATCCCGGGCGACACCGCGAGCAACACGCTTGGCGGTGATCACAGGCTCTTCACAGGCGTGTTCCAAGTCAGCATCATCGCGCCGGCGGGCACCGGTAAGACCAAGACGAACCCTATAGCGGCTGAACTGACCGATCTGTTCCCGCTACACGCCAGGGAGACGAAGGGCTCGGTCACCGTGGTGACCATGTCGCCGGTCGACCCAGGCCCCGGCATCACCGGCGATTCCACCTACACCGTTCCGGTCTCGTTCTTGTACCGAGCCGACACGAACTGA